The Actinomadura sp. WMMB 499 genome includes a window with the following:
- a CDS encoding acetylornithine transaminase, with translation MSGDGLRKRFEAAFMPNYGVPPVALARGEGCTVWDTDGRAYLDLIAGIAVSSLGHAHPALVEAVTAQAGTIAHTSNLFLHEPEVLLAERLRGLLGGDGAPAGRVFLANSGTEANECALKLAIKYGKVNGRSYFVATENGFHGRTLGALSLTGKAAIREPFGPFAIDVRFVPYGDADALKAAVDGDCAAVFLEPTQGEAGVVPPPDGYFAAAREICDATGALFVADEIQSAIGRTGTWFAFQHENARPDVITLAKGLGGGLPVGACIAFGPHGDILAKGDHGSTFGGNPVGAAAALAVLDTIDRDGLLGNATAVGDELATGIAAVDHPLLAGVRGRGLWRAIVLTGPHAPAVEAAARDAGFLINALQPDALRLAPPLILTTAQARTFTAALPAILDAARSAAEAAGESAVKEN, from the coding sequence GTGAGCGGCGACGGGCTCAGGAAGCGGTTCGAGGCCGCGTTCATGCCGAACTACGGCGTCCCGCCGGTCGCGCTCGCGCGGGGCGAGGGCTGCACGGTCTGGGACACCGACGGCCGCGCGTACCTCGACCTCATCGCCGGTATCGCCGTCAGCTCCCTCGGCCACGCGCACCCCGCGCTCGTCGAGGCCGTCACCGCGCAGGCCGGGACGATCGCGCACACGTCCAACCTGTTCCTGCACGAGCCCGAGGTGCTGCTCGCCGAGCGGCTCCGCGGGCTGCTCGGCGGCGACGGCGCCCCGGCCGGCCGGGTCTTCCTCGCCAACAGCGGCACCGAGGCCAACGAGTGCGCCCTCAAGCTCGCGATCAAGTACGGGAAGGTCAACGGCCGGTCCTACTTCGTCGCGACCGAGAACGGCTTCCACGGCCGGACCCTCGGTGCGCTGTCCCTCACCGGCAAGGCCGCCATCCGCGAGCCGTTCGGCCCGTTCGCCATCGACGTCCGCTTCGTCCCCTACGGCGACGCCGACGCGCTCAAGGCCGCCGTCGACGGCGACTGCGCCGCCGTGTTCCTGGAGCCCACGCAGGGCGAGGCCGGGGTCGTCCCCCCGCCGGACGGCTACTTCGCCGCCGCCCGCGAGATCTGCGACGCGACGGGCGCGCTGTTCGTCGCCGACGAGATCCAGTCCGCGATCGGCCGTACCGGCACCTGGTTCGCGTTCCAGCACGAGAACGCCCGGCCGGACGTGATCACCCTCGCCAAGGGCCTCGGCGGCGGCCTCCCGGTCGGCGCCTGCATCGCCTTCGGCCCGCACGGCGACATCCTCGCCAAGGGCGACCACGGCAGCACCTTCGGCGGCAACCCCGTGGGCGCGGCCGCCGCCCTCGCCGTCCTCGACACCATCGACCGCGACGGGCTGCTCGGGAACGCCACCGCCGTCGGCGACGAACTCGCCACCGGGATCGCCGCGGTCGACCACCCGCTGCTCGCCGGCGTCCGGGGGCGCGGCCTGTGGCGCGCGATCGTCCTCACCGGCCCGCACGCCCCGGCCGTCGAGGCCGCCGCCCGCGACGCCGGCTTCCTGATCAACGCGCTGCAGCCGGACGCGCTGCGGCTCGCCCCGCCGCTGATCCTCACCACCGCGCAGGCCCGGACGTTCACCGCCGCCCTGCCCGCGATCCTCGACGCGGCCCGATCGGCCGCCGAGGCCGCGGGCGAATCCGCCGTGAAGGAGAATTGA
- a CDS encoding DNA-3-methyladenine glycosylase, whose amino-acid sequence MDAALLPREFFEGPVDEIAPALLGHVLRHRTPDGDVAVRLTEVEAYAGPLDPASHAYRGRTPRNEVMFGPPGHAYVYFTYGMHFCVNLVCGLAGTSSAVLVRAGEIIAGEETARARRPRSTVRDLARGPARLCEALGIARGQNGLDVCAPGGELTVRAGEPADAARIRQGPRTGVNAAKDVPWRFWIDGDPSVSPYRAHAPRNRKAPASR is encoded by the coding sequence ATGGACGCGGCGCTCCTGCCACGCGAGTTCTTCGAAGGCCCGGTCGACGAGATCGCGCCCGCACTCCTCGGGCACGTCCTGCGGCACCGCACACCCGACGGCGACGTCGCGGTGCGGCTCACCGAGGTCGAGGCGTACGCGGGCCCCCTCGACCCCGCCTCGCACGCCTACCGCGGACGGACGCCCCGCAACGAGGTGATGTTCGGCCCGCCCGGCCACGCCTACGTCTACTTCACCTACGGCATGCACTTCTGCGTGAACCTCGTGTGCGGGCTCGCCGGGACGTCCTCCGCCGTCCTGGTCCGCGCGGGCGAGATCATCGCGGGGGAGGAGACGGCCCGCGCGCGCCGGCCGCGTTCGACCGTCCGGGACCTCGCCCGCGGCCCCGCCCGCCTCTGCGAGGCGCTCGGCATCGCCCGCGGGCAGAACGGCCTGGACGTCTGCGCACCCGGTGGCGAGCTGACCGTCCGCGCGGGGGAGCCCGCCGACGCCGCCCGCATCCGGCAGGGGCCGCGCACCGGCGTGAACGCCGCCAAGGACGTCCCGTGGCGCTTCTGGATCGACGGAGACCCCAGCGTCTCCCCGTACCGCGCGCACGCACCCCGGAACCGCAAGGCCCCGGCGTCCCGATGA
- a CDS encoding arginine repressor, protein MTKAARHARVIELLTRHPVHSQGELARLLGDEGVEVTQATLSRDLVEIGAVRLRGDDGSLIYAVPGEGGQRIPRARTGTAETFTGRLTRLAAELLVSAEASANLVIVRTPPGAAQYLASAIDHAEWPTILGTVAGDDSILVIARDPTGGDDVAQSLLRLTEGRERRS, encoded by the coding sequence ATGACCAAGGCCGCCAGGCACGCCCGGGTGATCGAGCTGCTCACCCGCCACCCCGTCCACTCCCAGGGCGAGCTCGCAAGGCTCCTCGGCGACGAGGGCGTCGAGGTCACGCAGGCCACCCTCTCCCGCGACCTCGTCGAGATCGGCGCGGTCCGGCTGCGCGGCGACGACGGCAGCCTCATCTACGCCGTCCCCGGCGAGGGCGGCCAGCGGATCCCGCGCGCCCGCACCGGCACCGCCGAGACCTTCACCGGACGGCTCACCCGGCTCGCCGCCGAACTGCTGGTGTCCGCCGAGGCGTCCGCCAACCTCGTCATCGTGCGGACCCCGCCCGGCGCCGCCCAGTACCTCGCCTCGGCCATCGACCACGCGGAATGGCCCACGATCCTCGGCACCGTCGCGGGCGACGACTCCATCCTCGTCATCGCCCGCGACCCGACGGGCGGCGACGACGTCGCCCAGTCGCTCCTCAGGCTGACCGAAGGCCGGGAACGACGAAGCTAG
- the tyrS gene encoding tyrosine--tRNA ligase, which produces MTDILDDLAWRDLIAQSTDQDDLRALLAAGPVTLYCGFDPTAPSLHLGNLIQILTLRRFQKAGHRPIGLVGGATGLIGDPSGKSAERVLNSQDTVAGWVERIRGQVSRFLDFDEGPNGAMMVSNLDWTGPMSAIEFLRDVGKHFPVNRMLARETVKSRLDTTGMSYTEFSYVLLQSMDYLELYRRYGCRLQTGGSDQWGNLTAGVDLIRRVEGGSAHALTTPLLTKADGSKFGKTAGGETYWLDPDLTSPYAFYQFWFNADDRDVEKFLKVFSFRSREEIEDLLKQGAERPSARAVQRALAEEMTTLVHGADETARVVAASRALFGQGSLDELDERTLGAALAEVPSANVGRGELPTIVDLLVASGLCKSKSEARRAIGQGGAYLNNAKVESEDAVPESADLLHGRYLVLRRGKRNVGGVEVTGL; this is translated from the coding sequence GTGACCGACATCCTGGACGACCTCGCGTGGCGCGATCTGATCGCGCAGTCCACCGATCAGGACGATCTGCGGGCGCTGCTCGCCGCGGGGCCGGTCACGCTCTATTGCGGGTTCGACCCGACCGCGCCGTCCCTGCACCTGGGCAACCTGATCCAGATCCTCACGCTCCGCCGTTTCCAGAAGGCGGGGCACCGGCCCATCGGCCTCGTCGGTGGCGCCACCGGCCTGATCGGCGACCCCAGTGGCAAAAGCGCCGAGCGCGTCCTCAACTCGCAGGACACCGTCGCCGGCTGGGTCGAGCGCATCCGGGGCCAGGTATCGAGGTTCCTCGACTTCGATGAGGGCCCGAACGGCGCCATGATGGTCAGCAACCTCGACTGGACCGGTCCCATGTCGGCCATCGAGTTCCTGCGCGACGTCGGCAAGCACTTCCCGGTGAACCGGATGCTGGCCCGCGAGACGGTCAAGTCCCGCCTCGACACCACTGGGATGAGCTACACCGAGTTCAGCTACGTCCTGCTCCAGTCGATGGACTACCTGGAGCTGTACCGGCGCTACGGCTGCCGGCTGCAGACGGGCGGCAGCGACCAGTGGGGCAACCTCACCGCCGGGGTCGACCTGATCCGCCGGGTCGAGGGCGGCTCCGCGCACGCCCTCACCACACCGCTCCTCACGAAGGCCGACGGCTCCAAGTTCGGCAAGACCGCAGGCGGTGAGACCTACTGGCTCGACCCGGATCTGACCTCGCCGTACGCGTTCTACCAGTTCTGGTTCAACGCGGACGACCGTGACGTGGAGAAGTTCCTCAAGGTCTTCAGCTTCCGGTCCCGCGAGGAAATCGAGGATCTCCTGAAGCAGGGCGCCGAACGCCCGTCCGCCCGCGCGGTGCAGCGCGCGCTGGCCGAGGAGATGACCACGCTCGTCCACGGCGCGGACGAGACCGCCCGCGTCGTCGCGGCGTCCCGTGCGCTGTTCGGGCAGGGGTCTCTCGACGAACTGGACGAACGCACCCTCGGCGCGGCACTCGCCGAAGTCCCGTCCGCGAACGTCGGCCGGGGAGAACTTCCCACGATCGTGGACCTCCTGGTCGCGTCCGGCCTGTGCAAGAGCAAGTCCGAGGCACGCCGTGCGATCGGCCAGGGCGGCGCGTACCTCAATAACGCCAAGGTCGAGTCGGAGGACGCGGTTCCCGAGTCCGCCGACCTCCTGCACGGCCGCTACCTCGTCCTGCGCCGGGGTAAGCGCAACGTCGGCGGTGTGGAGGTCACCGGCCTCTGA
- the argB gene encoding acetylglutamate kinase — translation MRKNRAGVMSKAETLIKALPWLERFHGRTVVIKYGGHAMTDEALRHSFAEDVVFLRYAGLRPVVVHGGGPQINAALDRNGIESSFTAGLRVTTPEAMEVVRMVLTGQVQRDVVGLINRHGPFALGMSGEDANLLTAERKHAVVDGAPVDIGQVGEIVEVQPGAVRAMLDDGRIPVISSIARGDDGEVYNVNADTAAAAIAVALDAAKLVVLTDVEGLYADWPDSDDVIDRLTTDELAELLPGLSAGMVPKMEACLTAVRGGVPQAHVLDGRVLHSLLLEIFTDEGIGTMVLPSSAGEARTEKEDA, via the coding sequence ATGCGCAAGAACCGCGCGGGCGTCATGTCGAAGGCCGAGACCCTCATCAAGGCGCTGCCGTGGCTCGAGCGGTTCCACGGACGCACCGTCGTGATCAAGTACGGCGGGCACGCCATGACGGACGAGGCGCTGCGGCACTCCTTCGCCGAGGACGTCGTCTTCCTGCGGTACGCCGGCCTCAGGCCGGTCGTCGTGCACGGCGGCGGCCCGCAGATCAACGCGGCCCTCGACCGCAACGGCATCGAGTCGTCCTTCACCGCGGGCCTGCGCGTCACGACACCGGAGGCCATGGAGGTCGTCCGGATGGTCCTGACGGGCCAGGTGCAGCGCGACGTCGTCGGGCTGATCAACCGGCACGGGCCGTTCGCGCTCGGCATGTCGGGGGAGGACGCGAACCTGCTCACCGCCGAGCGCAAGCACGCCGTCGTCGACGGCGCACCGGTCGACATCGGCCAGGTCGGCGAGATCGTCGAGGTGCAGCCGGGAGCCGTGCGGGCGATGCTCGACGACGGCCGGATCCCCGTCATCTCCAGCATCGCGCGCGGCGACGACGGCGAGGTCTACAACGTCAACGCCGACACCGCCGCCGCCGCGATCGCCGTCGCGCTCGACGCCGCCAAGCTCGTCGTCCTCACCGACGTCGAGGGCCTCTACGCGGACTGGCCCGACAGCGACGACGTCATCGACCGCCTGACCACCGACGAGCTCGCCGAACTGCTGCCCGGCCTGTCCGCGGGCATGGTGCCGAAGATGGAGGCCTGCCTCACCGCCGTCCGCGGCGGCGTCCCGCAGGCCCACGTACTGGACGGGCGGGTGCTGCACTCGCTCCTGCTGGAGATCTTCACCGACGAAGGGATCGGGACGATGGTGCTGCCCAGCTCCGCGGGCGAGGCACGGACCGAGAAGGAGGACGCGTGA
- the argH gene encoding argininosuccinate lyase, giving the protein MTKAPTRLWGGRFEGGPSDALARLSVSVQFDWRLAPYDLMGSRAHARVLNRAGLLTDDELERMIGALDDLEEACRTGEFRPAVADEDVHTALERGLLERLGALGGKLRAGRSRNDQVATDLRLYLRDHARQIVSRLVELETALIAQAEHNLGVAAPGMTHLQHAQPVLFSHQLLAHVQPLTRDIDRLRDWDRRTAVSPLGSGALAGSSLPLDPQATAAELGFDAAAPNSMDAVADRDFVAEFLFAAALAGVHLSRLGEEICLWASQEFRWIEMDDTYATGSSIMPQKKNPDVAELARGKAGRLIGHLVGLLTTLKGLPLTYNRDLQEDKEGAFDAVETLLLVLPAMSGLVATMRVNTERLEATAADGFALATDLAELLVRRGVAFRDAHEVVGHLVVWCQVNDKDFDDLTDDELLKVSPHLTPDVREVLNVPGALASRKAHGGTAPDRVREQITALRAQANEHAAWASGGDA; this is encoded by the coding sequence GTGACCAAGGCACCGACGCGGCTGTGGGGCGGCCGGTTCGAGGGCGGCCCGTCGGACGCGCTCGCCCGGCTCTCGGTGAGCGTCCAGTTCGACTGGCGGCTCGCCCCCTACGACCTCATGGGCTCGCGCGCACACGCCCGCGTCCTCAACCGGGCGGGACTGCTCACCGACGACGAGCTCGAGCGCATGATCGGTGCCCTGGACGACCTCGAGGAGGCGTGCCGCACCGGCGAGTTCCGGCCCGCCGTCGCCGACGAGGACGTCCACACCGCCCTCGAACGCGGCCTGCTGGAACGCCTCGGCGCCCTCGGCGGCAAGCTCCGCGCCGGCCGCAGCCGCAACGACCAGGTCGCCACCGACCTGCGGCTCTACCTGCGCGACCACGCCCGCCAGATCGTCTCCCGCCTGGTGGAGCTGGAGACCGCGCTGATCGCCCAGGCCGAGCACAACCTCGGCGTCGCCGCGCCCGGCATGACGCACCTGCAGCACGCCCAGCCCGTCCTGTTCTCGCACCAGCTCCTCGCGCACGTCCAGCCGCTCACCCGCGACATCGACCGGCTCCGCGACTGGGACCGCCGCACCGCGGTGTCCCCGCTCGGCTCCGGCGCCCTCGCCGGGTCCTCCCTCCCGCTCGACCCGCAGGCCACCGCCGCCGAACTCGGCTTCGACGCCGCCGCGCCCAACTCCATGGACGCCGTCGCCGACCGCGACTTCGTCGCCGAGTTCCTCTTCGCCGCCGCCCTCGCCGGCGTGCACCTCTCCCGCCTCGGCGAGGAGATCTGCCTGTGGGCGTCGCAGGAGTTCCGCTGGATCGAGATGGACGACACCTACGCCACCGGGTCGTCGATCATGCCGCAGAAGAAGAACCCCGACGTCGCCGAGCTCGCGCGAGGCAAGGCCGGCCGCCTCATCGGGCACCTCGTCGGCCTGCTCACCACCCTCAAGGGACTCCCGCTCACCTACAACCGCGACCTCCAGGAGGACAAGGAGGGCGCCTTCGACGCCGTCGAGACCCTCCTGCTCGTCCTGCCCGCCATGTCCGGCCTCGTCGCCACCATGCGCGTCAACACCGAGCGGCTCGAGGCCACCGCCGCCGACGGCTTCGCCCTCGCCACCGACCTCGCCGAACTGCTCGTCCGGCGCGGCGTCGCGTTCCGCGACGCCCACGAGGTCGTCGGCCACCTCGTCGTCTGGTGCCAGGTCAACGACAAGGACTTCGACGACCTCACCGACGACGAACTGCTCAAGGTGTCGCCGCACCTGACGCCGGACGTCCGCGAGGTCCTGAACGTCCCCGGCGCCCTCGCCTCCCGCAAGGCGCACGGCGGCACCGCACCCGACCGCGTCCGCGAGCAGATCACCGCGCTCCGCGCCCAGGCCAACGAGCACGCCGCCTGGGCGTCCGGCGGCGACGCCTGA
- the argF gene encoding ornithine carbamoyltransferase — protein sequence MTRHFLRDDDLTPAEQADVLDLATRVKADRFGFRPLDGPRSVAVLFDKASTRTRLSFTAGIAELGGNPLVMDAGTSQLGRGETIADTARVLERQVAAIVWRTAGQGRIEEMAAGTTVPVVNALTDEFHPCQILADLQTVREHHGDLAGRTLAYFGDGANNMAHSYLLGCATAGMHVRVGAPASQPPDPAVVKRATEIAADTGGSVTVTDDPAAAADGADVLATDTWVSMGQDGKDTALYEPYALTEDLLARAAGDAIVLHCLPAYRGREIAASVLDGPRSRVWDEAENRLHAQKALLVWLLERSG from the coding sequence ATGACCAGGCACTTCCTGCGCGACGACGACCTCACCCCGGCCGAGCAGGCCGACGTCCTCGACCTGGCCACGCGGGTCAAGGCCGACCGGTTCGGGTTCCGGCCCCTCGACGGCCCGCGGTCCGTCGCGGTGCTGTTCGACAAGGCGTCCACCCGCACCCGGCTCTCGTTCACCGCCGGCATCGCCGAACTCGGCGGCAACCCGCTCGTCATGGACGCCGGCACCAGCCAGCTCGGCCGCGGCGAGACCATCGCCGACACCGCCCGCGTCCTCGAACGGCAGGTCGCCGCCATCGTGTGGCGCACCGCCGGGCAGGGACGCATCGAGGAGATGGCGGCCGGCACGACCGTCCCGGTCGTCAACGCCCTCACCGACGAGTTCCACCCCTGCCAGATCCTCGCCGACCTGCAGACCGTCCGCGAGCACCACGGCGACCTCGCCGGCCGGACCCTCGCCTACTTCGGCGACGGCGCCAACAACATGGCCCACTCCTACCTCCTCGGCTGCGCCACCGCCGGGATGCACGTCCGCGTCGGGGCGCCCGCCTCCCAGCCGCCCGACCCCGCCGTCGTCAAGCGCGCGACCGAGATCGCCGCCGACACCGGCGGATCCGTCACCGTCACCGACGACCCCGCCGCGGCCGCCGACGGCGCCGACGTCCTCGCCACCGACACGTGGGTCTCCATGGGCCAGGACGGCAAGGACACCGCGCTCTACGAGCCGTACGCCCTCACCGAGGACCTCCTCGCCCGCGCCGCCGGCGACGCGATCGTCCTGCACTGCCTGCCCGCCTACCGCGGCCGGGAGATCGCCGCGTCCGTCCTCGACGGCCCGCGCAGCCGCGTCTGGGACGAGGCCGAGAATCGCCTGCACGCCCAGAAGGCCCTGCTCGTCTGGCTGCTGGAGCGATCCGGGTGA
- the argJ gene encoding bifunctional glutamate N-acetyltransferase/amino-acid acetyltransferase ArgJ: MSVTAPQGFRAAGVVAGLKASGTRDLALVVNDGPSRAAAGVFTRNRVKAAPVLWSEQVLKGGRVHAVVLNSGGANACTGPAGFQDTHATAEKVAAALGDSAGEVAVCSTGLIGERLPMDALLPGVDAAAAELSRGDGGLAAADAIRTTDTVAKISFRQGAGGYMIGAMAKGAGMLAPSLATMLCVITTDADLPAETLDRALRAATGATLDRLDADGCMSTNDTVLLLASGAAGAVPAEDEFTALLTEVCADLTRQLLVDAEGAAKAIAIEVVGAASEDDAVVVGRSIARNNLLKCAIHGEDPNWGRVLSAAGTTDAVFEPDELNVAINGVWVCRGGSVGDDRDKVDLRPRDVTITVDLAAGPHSATVWTTDLTADYVHENSAYST; this comes from the coding sequence GTGAGCGTCACCGCACCCCAGGGTTTCCGCGCCGCCGGCGTCGTCGCCGGACTCAAGGCGAGCGGCACCCGCGACCTGGCCCTCGTCGTCAACGACGGCCCGTCCCGCGCCGCGGCCGGCGTCTTCACCCGCAACCGCGTGAAGGCCGCGCCGGTGCTGTGGTCGGAGCAGGTCCTCAAGGGCGGCCGCGTCCACGCGGTCGTGCTGAACTCCGGCGGCGCCAACGCCTGCACCGGCCCCGCCGGATTCCAGGACACCCACGCCACCGCGGAGAAGGTCGCCGCGGCGCTCGGCGACTCCGCGGGCGAGGTCGCGGTCTGCTCCACCGGCCTCATCGGCGAGCGGCTCCCCATGGACGCGCTGCTGCCCGGCGTGGACGCCGCCGCGGCCGAACTGTCGCGGGGCGACGGCGGGCTCGCCGCCGCCGACGCGATCCGCACCACCGACACCGTCGCCAAGATCTCCTTCCGGCAGGGCGCCGGCGGCTACATGATCGGCGCGATGGCCAAGGGCGCGGGCATGCTCGCCCCGTCCCTCGCCACCATGCTGTGCGTGATCACCACCGACGCCGACCTGCCCGCCGAGACCCTCGACCGGGCGCTGCGCGCCGCCACCGGCGCCACCCTCGACCGGCTCGACGCCGACGGCTGCATGTCCACCAACGACACCGTCCTGCTGCTGGCGTCCGGCGCCGCCGGTGCCGTCCCCGCCGAGGACGAGTTCACCGCGCTGCTCACCGAAGTCTGCGCCGACCTCACCCGGCAGCTCCTGGTGGACGCCGAGGGCGCCGCCAAGGCCATCGCGATCGAGGTCGTCGGCGCCGCGAGCGAGGACGACGCCGTCGTCGTCGGGCGCTCCATCGCCCGCAACAACCTGCTCAAGTGCGCCATCCACGGCGAGGACCCCAACTGGGGGCGGGTCCTGTCGGCCGCCGGCACCACCGACGCCGTCTTCGAACCCGACGAACTCAACGTCGCGATCAACGGCGTGTGGGTGTGCCGCGGCGGATCCGTCGGCGACGACCGCGACAAGGTCGACCTGCGCCCCCGTGACGTGACGATCACCGTCGACCTCGCCGCGGGACCGCACAGCGCCACCGTCTGGACGACCGACCTCACGGCCGACTACGTCCACGAGAACTCGGCGTACTCCACATGA